A genomic region of Jaculus jaculus isolate mJacJac1 chromosome 10, mJacJac1.mat.Y.cur, whole genome shotgun sequence contains the following coding sequences:
- the LOC101604950 gene encoding kielin/chordin-like protein isoform X3 — protein sequence MWGQGRAEPREPSVLADIHDYGRQELAQSLGPVGAPWRSLEERLGQLEAEVTELREQNKDLQERVRRLESCECRSASPQCWGLGRTWPEGARWEPDTCTVCECQEGTPRCGPRPDLPHCRGCSHNGQAHGNGETFSQDACTTCRCLAGVVRCQRSACSELNCLESYTPPGECCPICRPGCEYEGQFHEEGASFLSSSNPCLQCSCLRSLVHCVPVKCPPSPCSKPVSRPGHCCPACPAGWCNGCGCPGRAPGCMEGDSHKDHGQEWTTPGDPCRICQCLEGHIRCRQRECASLCPYPARPLPGTCCPVCDGCFLNGREHRSGEPVDSRDPCSSCRCANGTVQCDPLPCPPAPCTHPGRSPGQCCPICDACEYQGQQYRSQETFALQESSRCLRCSCQAGEVSCEERDCPVAPCVPSASAPQLCSACVLHGEEFAEGVQWEPDGQPCIACSCRDGVPVCEAVLCSPAPCQHPTQPPGACCPSCESCTYHGQVYANGQNFTDVASPCHACHCEDGTVRCSLVNCPPTTCAKPQSGPGQCCPKCPDCILESQVFVDGERFSHPRDPCQECQCREGHAHCQPRPCPSAPCGHPLPGTCCRNDCSGCAFGGKEYPNGVDFPHPSDPCRLCHCLSGNVQCLARRCPPLSCPEPALRPGDCCPRCPAVPASCPQSGDAVPARHQEHFFPPGDPCRRCLCLDGSVSCQRLPCPPAPCAHPRRGSCCPSCDGCLYQGKEFANGERFQSPSAACRVCLCWEGSVNCEPRACAPAQCPFPTKDDCCPACDGCEYLGVSYLSSQEFRDPRDSCNLCTCLGGFVTCSRQPCEPLSCSHPLTAPGHCCPTCQGCLYHGVTAASGETLPDPLDPTCSICTCQEGSMRCQKKPCPPALCSHPSPGPCFCPVCHSCLSQGQERQDGEEFEGPAGSCERCRCQAGQLSCVRLQCPPLPCLLQVTEPGSCCPRCRGCLAHGKEHPEGSTWVPPDSPCSSCMCHEGVVTCARIQCVDSCAQPHQGPSDCCPRCSDCEHRGRKYEPGESFQPGLDPCEVCICELQPEGPPSLRCHRRQCPSLVGCPPNQLLPPGPQHCCPTCAQALSNCTEGLLGSELTPPDPCYTCQCRDLTWLCTRRVCPELSCPPLERRTPPGGCCPVCRECVVEPSGRRAADGESWQDPSNKCVTCTCHRGHVECHLEECQALSCPHGWQKVPKAGSCCEQCQVPSQPCVHLGREVASGHRWTADACTSCSCVAGTVRCQSQQCRALSCGPDEAPALSPGSCCPRCLPRPASCMAFGDPHYRTFDGRLLHFQGTCTYVLAKDCHGGGDFSVHVTNDNRGRRAVAWTQEVAVLLGDTTVRLLQGKTVTVNGHPVALPFLQEPLLYVELRGRTVILHTQPGLQVLWDGQSQVEVRVPGSYRGKTCGLCGNFNGFAQDDLQGPEGLLLPTEAALGNSWQVPEGPGPGRPCSAGREVDPCRTAGYRARREANARCGLLKSSPFRRCHAVVPPEPFFAACVYDLCACGPGSSADACLCDALEAYASHCRQAGVTPDWRGPTLCVVGCPLDRGFVFDECGPPCPRTCFNRHVPLGELAAHCVRPCVPGCQCPAGLVEHDSHCIPPEACPQVLLTGHQPPRLLPPPSQEHTRASP from the exons ATGTGGGGACAGG GCAGAGCTGAACCCAGGGAGCCCTCTGTGCTTGCTGACATCCATGACTATGGGCGGCAGGAACTGGCTCAATCCTTGGGCCCTGTTGGGGCACCCTGGCGCTCCCTGGAAGAGCGTCTGGGGCAGCTGGAGGCTGAAGTGACAGAGCTCAGAGAACAG AATAAGGACCTGCAGGAAAGGGTGAGGCGGCTGGAGTCTTGTGAGTGCCGCTCAGCTTCTCCACAGTGTTGGGGGCTGGGGCGCACCTGGCCTGAAGGAGCTCGCTGGGAGCCCGACACCTGTACAGTCTGTGAGTGCCAAGAGGGCACCCCACGCTGTGGCCCCCGCCCCGACCTGCCCCACTGCCGTG GCTGTAGCCACAACGGCCAGGCTCATGGTAATGGCGAGACCTTCTCCcaagatgcctgcaccacttgccgctgcctc GCCGGGGTTGTGCGGTGCCAGAGGTCGGCATGCTCTGAGCTCAACTGCCTGGAGAGTTACACCCCACCGGGGGAATGCTGCCCCATCTGCCGGCCAG GCTGTGAATATGAGGGACAGTTTCATGAAGAAGGGGCCAGCTTCCTGTCCAGCTCTAACCCGTGCCTACAGTGCTCCTGCCTC AGGAGCCTGGTGCACTGTGTGCCTGTGAAGTGCCCACCCAGCCCCTGCTCTAAGCCAGTCTCGAGGCCTGGGCACTGCTGCCCAGCCTGCCCAG CAGGATGGTGTAATGGGTGTGGATGTCCAGGGAGAG CCCCAGGCTGCATGGAAGGTGATTCTCACAAGGACCATGGCCAAGAGTGGACCACTCCTGGGGACCCCTGCCGCATCTGCCAGTGCCTG GAGGGTCACATCCGGTGCCGTCAGCGAGAATGTGCCAGCCTGTGTCCATACCCTGCCCGGCCCCTCCCAGGCACCTGCTGCCCTGTGTGTGACG GCTGTTTCCTAAATGGGCGGGAGCACCGCAGCGGGGAGCCTGTAGATTCCCGAGACCCCTGCTCCAGCTGCCGCTGCGCC AACGGGACTGTCCAGTGTGACCCTCTGCCCTGTCCACCTGCGCCCTGCACACACCCAGGCAGGAGTCCGGGGCAGTGTTGCCCGATCTGTGATG CCTGTGAGTACCAGGGACAACAGTATCGGAGCCAAGAGACCTTCGCCCTCCAAGAGAGCAGTCGCTGCCTCCGCTGCTCCTGTCAG GCTGGTGAGGTCTCCTGTGAGGAGCGGGACTGCCCAGTGGCCCCCTGTGTTCCATCTGCCTCTGCCCCCCAGCTCTGCTCAG CCTGTGTGCTCCATGGAGAGGAGTTTGCTGAAGGGGTCCAGTGGGAGCCTGACGGTCAGCCCTGCATTGCCTGCTCCTGCCGAGATGGGGTGCCTGTGTGTGAGGCTGTACTctgctctccagccccctgccaaCACCCTACCCAGCCCCCTG GTGCCTGCTGTCCCAGCTGTGAGAGCTGCACCTACCATGGCCAAGTATATGCCAACGGGCAGAACTTCACTGATGTAGCCAGCCCTTGCCATGCCTGCCACTGTGAA GATGGGACTGTGAGGTGTTCCTTGGTCAACTGCCCTCCTACAACCTGTGCCAAGCCCCAGAGTGGACCCGGGCAGTGTTGCCCAAAGTGTCCAG ATTGTATCTTGGAGTCACAGGTGTTTGTGGATGGCGAGCGTTTCTCTCACCCCAGAGACCCCTGCCAAGAGTGCCAGTGCCGGGAAGGCCATGCCCACTGCCAGCCACGCCCCTGCCCCAGCGCCCCTTGTGGCCATCCCCTGCCTGGCACCTGCTGCCGGAACGACTGCAGTG GCTGCGCCTTTGGAGGGAAAGAGTACCCCAACGGAGTGGACTTCCCCCATCCCTCGGACCCCTGCCGCCTTTGTCACTGTCTG AGCGGCAACGTGCAATGCCTGGCGCGCCGCTGCCCGCCGCTGTCCTGCCCGGAGCCGGCGCTGCGGCCGGGAGACTGCTGCCCGCGGTGCCCCG CGGTCCCCGCCAGCTGCCCTCAGTCAGGGGACGCGGTCCCCGCTCGCCACCAGGAGCACTTTTTCCCGCCGGGCGACCCCTGCCGCCGATGCCTGTGCCTCGATGGCTCCGTATCCTGCCAGCGGCTGCCCTGCCCGCCCGCGCCCTGTGCCCATCCGCGCCGGGGCTCCTGCTGTCCTTCCTGCGACG gCTGCTTGTATCAGGGTAAGGAGTTTGCCAACGGGGAGCGCTTCCAATCACCCAGCGCCGCCTGCCGCGTGTGCCTGTGCTGGGAGGGCAGCGTTAACTGTGAGCCCAGGGCCTGCGCCCCTGCACAGTGTCCCTTCCCCACCAAGGATGATTGCTGCCCTGCCTGTGACG GTTGTGAGTATCTGGGGGTGTCCTACCTGAGCAGCCAAGAGTTCCGAGACCCCCGGGACTCCTGCAACCTATGCACCTGCCTTGGAGGCTTCGTGACCTGCAGTCGCCAGCCCTGTGAGCCTCTGAGCTGCAGCCACCCGCTCACTGCACCCGGGCACTGCTGCCCAACCTGCCAGG GATGCCTGTACCATGGGGTCACTGCTGCTTCCGGAGAGACCCTTCCCGACCCACTTGACCCTACCTGCTCCATCTGCACCTGCCAG GAAGGTTCCATGCGCTGCCAGAAGAAACCATGCCCCCCAGCTCTCTGCTCACacccctctccaggcccctgcttCTGCCCTGTTTGCCACA GTTGCCTTTCCCAGGGCCAGGAGCGCCAAGACGGAGAGGAGTTTGAGGGGCCGGCAGGGAGCTGCGAGCGCTGCCGCTGTCAG GCTGGCCAGCTCAGCTGTGTGCGGCTGCAATGCCCGCCTCTGCCCTGCCTGCTCCAGGTCACAGAGCCAGGGAGCTGCTGTCCTCGCTGCAGAG GCTGTCTGGCTCATGGGAAGGAGCACCCTGAAGGCAGCACCTGGGTGCCCCCGGACAGCCCCTGCTCCTCCTGCATGTGTCATGAGGGCGTCGTCACCTGCGCCCGCATCCAGTGCGTCGATTCCTGTGCCCAGCCCCATCAGGGGCCCAGTGACTGCTGCCCTCGATGCTCTG ACTGTGAGCACAGAGGCCGGAAGTATGAACCTGGAGAGAGCTTCCAGCCGGGGCTAGACCCCTGTGAGGTGTGCATCTGTGAG CTGCAGCCTGAGGGTCCTCCAAGCCTTCGCTGTCACCGTCGGCAATGTCCCAGCCTGGTGGGCTGCCCACCCAACCAGCTCCTGCCCCCAGGACCCCAACATTGCTGCCCCACATGTGCCC AGGCCCTGAGTAACTGCACAGAGGGCCTGCTGGGGTCTGAGTTGACACCCCCAGACCCTTGCTACACCTGCCAATGCCGG GACCTGACGTGGCTCTGCACTCGCCGGGTCTGTCCTGAGCTTAGCTGCCCCCCGCTGGAGCGGCGCACGCCCCCTGGCGGTTGCTGTCCTGTGTGCAGGG AATGTGTGGTAGAGCCCAGTGGACGGAGAGCGGCAGACGGAGAAAGCTGGCAGGACCCCAGCAACAAATGTGTTACCTGCACCTGCCAT CGGGGCCACGTGGAGTGTCACCTGGAAGAGTGCCAGGCACTCTCCTGTCCTCATGGCTGGCAGAAGGTGCCCAAGGCTGGCAGCTGCTGTGAGCAATGCCAAG TTCCCTCCCAGCCCTGTGTGCACCTGGGTCGAGAGGTGGCCTCTGGGCATCGCTGGACCGCAGACGCCTGCACCAGCTGTTCCTGTGTGGCGGGCACTGTGCGCTGCCAGAGCCAGCAGTGCAGGGCGCTCTCATGTGGCCCG GACGAGGCCCCCGCCCTGAGTCCCGGCAGCTGCTGTCCGCGCTGCTTACCCCGGCCCGCCTCCTGCATGGCCTTCGGAGACCCCCATTATCGCACCTTCGACGGCCGCCTGCTGCACTTCCAGGGCACGTGCACCTACGTGCTGGCCAAGGACTGCCACGGCGGCGGGGACTTCAG TGTGCACGTGACCAATGACAACAGGGGCCGGAGGGCTGTGGCCTGGACCCAGGAGGTGGCAGTGCTGTTGGGAGACACGACTGTGAGGCTGCTGCAAGGCAAGACAGTCACG GTGAATGGGCACCCTGTGGCCTTGCCCTTCCTCCAAGAACCACTGCTGTACGTGGAACTGCGGGGCCGCACCGTTATCCTACAcacccagcctgggctccag GTGCTGTGGGATGGGCAGTCCCAGGTGGAGGTGAGAGTGCCTGGCTCCTACCGGGGCAAGACCTGTGGGCTCTGTGGGAACTTCAATGGatttgcccaggatgacctgcaggGCCCAGAAGGGCTGCTCCTGCCCACCGAGGCTGCACTTGGGAACAGTTGGCAG GTCCCCGAGGGACCAGGACCTGGGCGGCCCTGTTCTGCGGGCCGAGAGGTGGATCCCTGCCGGACAGCAGGCTACCGTGCTAGGCGTGAGGCCAATGCCCGGTGCGGGCTGCTGAAGTCTTCACCCTTCCGTCGCTGCCACGCCGTTGTGCCACCCGAACCTTTCTTTGCTGCCTGTGTGTATGACCTGTGTGCTTGTGGCCCTGGCTCTTCAGCCGATGCCTGTCTCTGTGACGCCCTGGAGGCCTATGCCAGCCACTGTCGCCAGGCAGGAGTGACACCAGACTGGAGGGGCCCCACGCTTTGCG TGGTGGGCTGCCCCCTGGACCGTGGCTTTGTGTTCGATGAGTGTGGACCACCGTGCCCTCGCACTTGTTTCAACCGGCATGTGCCCCTGGGGGAACTGGCCGCCCACTGTGTGCGGCCCTGCGTCCCAGGCTGCCAGTGCCCTGCGGGCCTGGTGGAGCACGACAGCCACTGCATCCCGCCTGAGGCCTGTCCTCAAGTCCTGCTCACTGGACACCAGCCGCCCCGCTTGCTGCCTCCTCCCAGCCAGGAGCACACCCGCGCTTCACCTTGA
- the LOC101604950 gene encoding kielin/chordin-like protein isoform X5 produces the protein MAKSGPLLGTPAASASAWRVTSGAVSENVPACVHTLPGPSQAPAALCVTNGTVQCDPLPCPPAPCTHPGRSPGQCCPICDACEYQGQQYRSQETFALQESSRCLRCSCQAGEVSCEERDCPVAPCVPSASAPQLCSACVLHGEEFAEGVQWEPDGQPCIACSCRDGVPVCEAVLCSPAPCQHPTQPPGACCPSCESCTYHGQVYANGQNFTDVASPCHACHCEDGTVRCSLVNCPPTTCAKPQSGPGQCCPKCPDCILESQVFVDGERFSHPRDPCQECQCREGHAHCQPRPCPSAPCGHPLPGTCCRNDCSGCAFGGKEYPNGVDFPHPSDPCRLCHCLSGNVQCLARRCPPLSCPEPALRPGDCCPRCPAVPASCPQSGDAVPARHQEHFFPPGDPCRRCLCLDGSVSCQRLPCPPAPCAHPRRGSCCPSCDGCLYQGKEFANGERFQSPSAACRVCLCWEGSVNCEPRACAPAQCPFPTKDDCCPACDGCEYLGVSYLSSQEFRDPRDSCNLCTCLGGFVTCSRQPCEPLSCSHPLTAPGHCCPTCQGCLYHGVTAASGETLPDPLDPTCSICTCQEGSMRCQKKPCPPALCSHPSPGPCFCPVCHSCLSQGQERQDGEEFEGPAGSCERCRCQAGQLSCVRLQCPPLPCLLQVTEPGSCCPRCRGCLAHGKEHPEGSTWVPPDSPCSSCMCHEGVVTCARIQCVDSCAQPHQGPSDCCPRCSDCEHRGRKYEPGESFQPGLDPCEVCICELQPEGPPSLRCHRRQCPSLVGCPPNQLLPPGPQHCCPTCAQALSNCTEGLLGSELTPPDPCYTCQCRDLTWLCTRRVCPELSCPPLERRTPPGGCCPVCRECVVEPSGRRAADGESWQDPSNKCVTCTCHRGHVECHLEECQALSCPHGWQKVPKAGSCCEQCQVPSQPCVHLGREVASGHRWTADACTSCSCVAGTVRCQSQQCRALSCGPDEAPALSPGSCCPRCLPRPASCMAFGDPHYRTFDGRLLHFQGTCTYVLAKDCHGGGDFSVHVTNDNRGRRAVAWTQEVAVLLGDTTVRLLQGKTVTVNGHPVALPFLQEPLLYVELRGRTVILHTQPGLQVLWDGQSQVEVRVPGSYRGKTCGLCGNFNGFAQDDLQGPEGLLLPTEAALGNSWQVPEGPGPGRPCSAGREVDPCRTAGYRARREANARCGLLKSSPFRRCHAVVPPEPFFAACVYDLCACGPGSSADACLCDALEAYASHCRQAGVTPDWRGPTLCVVGCPLDRGFVFDECGPPCPRTCFNRHVPLGELAAHCVRPCVPGCQCPAGLVEHDSHCIPPEACPQVLLTGHQPPRLLPPPSQEHTRASP, from the exons ATGGCCAAGAGTGGACCACTCCTGGGGACCCCTGCCGCATCTGCCAGTGCCTG GAGGGTCACATCCGGTGCCGTCAGCGAGAATGTGCCAGCCTGTGTCCATACCCTGCCCGGCCCCTCCCAGGCACCTGCTGCCCTGTGTGTGACG AACGGGACTGTCCAGTGTGACCCTCTGCCCTGTCCACCTGCGCCCTGCACACACCCAGGCAGGAGTCCGGGGCAGTGTTGCCCGATCTGTGATG CCTGTGAGTACCAGGGACAACAGTATCGGAGCCAAGAGACCTTCGCCCTCCAAGAGAGCAGTCGCTGCCTCCGCTGCTCCTGTCAG GCTGGTGAGGTCTCCTGTGAGGAGCGGGACTGCCCAGTGGCCCCCTGTGTTCCATCTGCCTCTGCCCCCCAGCTCTGCTCAG CCTGTGTGCTCCATGGAGAGGAGTTTGCTGAAGGGGTCCAGTGGGAGCCTGACGGTCAGCCCTGCATTGCCTGCTCCTGCCGAGATGGGGTGCCTGTGTGTGAGGCTGTACTctgctctccagccccctgccaaCACCCTACCCAGCCCCCTG GTGCCTGCTGTCCCAGCTGTGAGAGCTGCACCTACCATGGCCAAGTATATGCCAACGGGCAGAACTTCACTGATGTAGCCAGCCCTTGCCATGCCTGCCACTGTGAA GATGGGACTGTGAGGTGTTCCTTGGTCAACTGCCCTCCTACAACCTGTGCCAAGCCCCAGAGTGGACCCGGGCAGTGTTGCCCAAAGTGTCCAG ATTGTATCTTGGAGTCACAGGTGTTTGTGGATGGCGAGCGTTTCTCTCACCCCAGAGACCCCTGCCAAGAGTGCCAGTGCCGGGAAGGCCATGCCCACTGCCAGCCACGCCCCTGCCCCAGCGCCCCTTGTGGCCATCCCCTGCCTGGCACCTGCTGCCGGAACGACTGCAGTG GCTGCGCCTTTGGAGGGAAAGAGTACCCCAACGGAGTGGACTTCCCCCATCCCTCGGACCCCTGCCGCCTTTGTCACTGTCTG AGCGGCAACGTGCAATGCCTGGCGCGCCGCTGCCCGCCGCTGTCCTGCCCGGAGCCGGCGCTGCGGCCGGGAGACTGCTGCCCGCGGTGCCCCG CGGTCCCCGCCAGCTGCCCTCAGTCAGGGGACGCGGTCCCCGCTCGCCACCAGGAGCACTTTTTCCCGCCGGGCGACCCCTGCCGCCGATGCCTGTGCCTCGATGGCTCCGTATCCTGCCAGCGGCTGCCCTGCCCGCCCGCGCCCTGTGCCCATCCGCGCCGGGGCTCCTGCTGTCCTTCCTGCGACG gCTGCTTGTATCAGGGTAAGGAGTTTGCCAACGGGGAGCGCTTCCAATCACCCAGCGCCGCCTGCCGCGTGTGCCTGTGCTGGGAGGGCAGCGTTAACTGTGAGCCCAGGGCCTGCGCCCCTGCACAGTGTCCCTTCCCCACCAAGGATGATTGCTGCCCTGCCTGTGACG GTTGTGAGTATCTGGGGGTGTCCTACCTGAGCAGCCAAGAGTTCCGAGACCCCCGGGACTCCTGCAACCTATGCACCTGCCTTGGAGGCTTCGTGACCTGCAGTCGCCAGCCCTGTGAGCCTCTGAGCTGCAGCCACCCGCTCACTGCACCCGGGCACTGCTGCCCAACCTGCCAGG GATGCCTGTACCATGGGGTCACTGCTGCTTCCGGAGAGACCCTTCCCGACCCACTTGACCCTACCTGCTCCATCTGCACCTGCCAG GAAGGTTCCATGCGCTGCCAGAAGAAACCATGCCCCCCAGCTCTCTGCTCACacccctctccaggcccctgcttCTGCCCTGTTTGCCACA GTTGCCTTTCCCAGGGCCAGGAGCGCCAAGACGGAGAGGAGTTTGAGGGGCCGGCAGGGAGCTGCGAGCGCTGCCGCTGTCAG GCTGGCCAGCTCAGCTGTGTGCGGCTGCAATGCCCGCCTCTGCCCTGCCTGCTCCAGGTCACAGAGCCAGGGAGCTGCTGTCCTCGCTGCAGAG GCTGTCTGGCTCATGGGAAGGAGCACCCTGAAGGCAGCACCTGGGTGCCCCCGGACAGCCCCTGCTCCTCCTGCATGTGTCATGAGGGCGTCGTCACCTGCGCCCGCATCCAGTGCGTCGATTCCTGTGCCCAGCCCCATCAGGGGCCCAGTGACTGCTGCCCTCGATGCTCTG ACTGTGAGCACAGAGGCCGGAAGTATGAACCTGGAGAGAGCTTCCAGCCGGGGCTAGACCCCTGTGAGGTGTGCATCTGTGAG CTGCAGCCTGAGGGTCCTCCAAGCCTTCGCTGTCACCGTCGGCAATGTCCCAGCCTGGTGGGCTGCCCACCCAACCAGCTCCTGCCCCCAGGACCCCAACATTGCTGCCCCACATGTGCCC AGGCCCTGAGTAACTGCACAGAGGGCCTGCTGGGGTCTGAGTTGACACCCCCAGACCCTTGCTACACCTGCCAATGCCGG GACCTGACGTGGCTCTGCACTCGCCGGGTCTGTCCTGAGCTTAGCTGCCCCCCGCTGGAGCGGCGCACGCCCCCTGGCGGTTGCTGTCCTGTGTGCAGGG AATGTGTGGTAGAGCCCAGTGGACGGAGAGCGGCAGACGGAGAAAGCTGGCAGGACCCCAGCAACAAATGTGTTACCTGCACCTGCCAT CGGGGCCACGTGGAGTGTCACCTGGAAGAGTGCCAGGCACTCTCCTGTCCTCATGGCTGGCAGAAGGTGCCCAAGGCTGGCAGCTGCTGTGAGCAATGCCAAG TTCCCTCCCAGCCCTGTGTGCACCTGGGTCGAGAGGTGGCCTCTGGGCATCGCTGGACCGCAGACGCCTGCACCAGCTGTTCCTGTGTGGCGGGCACTGTGCGCTGCCAGAGCCAGCAGTGCAGGGCGCTCTCATGTGGCCCG GACGAGGCCCCCGCCCTGAGTCCCGGCAGCTGCTGTCCGCGCTGCTTACCCCGGCCCGCCTCCTGCATGGCCTTCGGAGACCCCCATTATCGCACCTTCGACGGCCGCCTGCTGCACTTCCAGGGCACGTGCACCTACGTGCTGGCCAAGGACTGCCACGGCGGCGGGGACTTCAG TGTGCACGTGACCAATGACAACAGGGGCCGGAGGGCTGTGGCCTGGACCCAGGAGGTGGCAGTGCTGTTGGGAGACACGACTGTGAGGCTGCTGCAAGGCAAGACAGTCACG GTGAATGGGCACCCTGTGGCCTTGCCCTTCCTCCAAGAACCACTGCTGTACGTGGAACTGCGGGGCCGCACCGTTATCCTACAcacccagcctgggctccag GTGCTGTGGGATGGGCAGTCCCAGGTGGAGGTGAGAGTGCCTGGCTCCTACCGGGGCAAGACCTGTGGGCTCTGTGGGAACTTCAATGGatttgcccaggatgacctgcaggGCCCAGAAGGGCTGCTCCTGCCCACCGAGGCTGCACTTGGGAACAGTTGGCAG GTCCCCGAGGGACCAGGACCTGGGCGGCCCTGTTCTGCGGGCCGAGAGGTGGATCCCTGCCGGACAGCAGGCTACCGTGCTAGGCGTGAGGCCAATGCCCGGTGCGGGCTGCTGAAGTCTTCACCCTTCCGTCGCTGCCACGCCGTTGTGCCACCCGAACCTTTCTTTGCTGCCTGTGTGTATGACCTGTGTGCTTGTGGCCCTGGCTCTTCAGCCGATGCCTGTCTCTGTGACGCCCTGGAGGCCTATGCCAGCCACTGTCGCCAGGCAGGAGTGACACCAGACTGGAGGGGCCCCACGCTTTGCG TGGTGGGCTGCCCCCTGGACCGTGGCTTTGTGTTCGATGAGTGTGGACCACCGTGCCCTCGCACTTGTTTCAACCGGCATGTGCCCCTGGGGGAACTGGCCGCCCACTGTGTGCGGCCCTGCGTCCCAGGCTGCCAGTGCCCTGCGGGCCTGGTGGAGCACGACAGCCACTGCATCCCGCCTGAGGCCTGTCCTCAAGTCCTGCTCACTGGACACCAGCCGCCCCGCTTGCTGCCTCCTCCCAGCCAGGAGCACACCCGCGCTTCACCTTGA